A genomic segment from Acidobacteriota bacterium encodes:
- a CDS encoding 4Fe-4S dicluster domain-containing protein: protein MEKKLIDIEEKLGWNKYKVDETAHLKIKEPSICIQKCTMKQCTYCCPAKCYTQEEDKVVLSYEGCLECGTCRVVCWEFDNIEWKYPRGGFGVCFNWG from the coding sequence ATGGAGAAGAAGCTCATCGATATAGAGGAAAAACTCGGATGGAACAAGTATAAAGTCGATGAAACGGCTCATTTGAAGATCAAGGAACCATCCATATGCATCCAGAAATGCACAATGAAGCAATGTACTTACTGCTGTCCGGCGAAATGTTACACGCAGGAAGAGGATAAAGTGGTCCTCTCCTATGAGGGCTGCCTGGAATGCGGTACATGCCGGGTGGTCTGCTGGGAGTTCGACAACATCGAGTGGAAATATCCGAGAGGTGGGTTCGGTGTCTGTTTCAACTGGGGATAA
- a CDS encoding MBL fold metallo-hydrolase: MNGKYTLRCFATGPFEGNVYLLTGNSGRAGAIFDPGIESEFLLDTIKKEEIELLYVINTHCHVDHAACNDHFLKNTKAKLLVHPLDKGFLSTLKEQGYFFGVRASNSPPPDIELKDGDDIIIDGMTLKVIHTPGHTPGGVCFYFEGKLIAGDTLFAGSVGRTDLPGGSFNELISSIKCKLFALPEETIVHPGHGPSTTIGEEKKFNPFLS; encoded by the coding sequence ATGAACGGCAAATACACTCTCAGGTGCTTCGCGACGGGGCCTTTCGAGGGGAACGTTTACCTCCTTACCGGTAACAGCGGCAGGGCAGGGGCTATATTCGATCCCGGGATAGAGAGCGAATTCCTTCTCGACACTATAAAGAAGGAAGAGATTGAACTCCTCTACGTCATCAATACACATTGTCACGTTGACCATGCTGCCTGCAATGATCACTTTCTGAAGAACACAAAAGCCAAACTTCTGGTACACCCACTGGATAAGGGCTTCTTGTCGACGTTGAAAGAGCAGGGATACTTCTTCGGGGTCAGGGCAAGCAACTCTCCTCCGCCGGACATTGAACTTAAAGACGGGGATGACATCATTATTGATGGAATGACCCTGAAGGTGATCCATACGCCGGGTCATACTCCTGGTGGAGTCTGCTTCTATTTCGAGGGGAAGCTGATAGCCGGGGATACGCTCTTTGCAGGTTCCGTTGGCAGAACAGACCTCCCCGGAGGATCTTTCAACGAGTTGATCTCCTCCATCAAGTGCAAGCTCTTTGCTCTTCCAGAAGAGACAATCGTTCATCCGGGGCATGGCCCGTCTACTACCATTGGAGAGGAGAAAAAATTCAACCCATTTCTCTCGTGA
- the moaD gene encoding molybdopterin converting factor subunit 1 — MKVKILLFASFREKAGKSELIEEIEEGTTAREIWEELKKRYSLPILSEHVLMAINEEFAMEDTIVKDGDTIAFFPPVSGG; from the coding sequence ATGAAGGTGAAGATTCTCCTTTTCGCCTCCTTCAGGGAGAAAGCGGGGAAATCAGAATTGATAGAGGAGATTGAAGAGGGAACGACCGCCCGGGAGATATGGGAAGAGCTCAAGAAGAGATACTCCCTTCCCATCCTGAGCGAACATGTGCTCATGGCTATCAATGAAGAGTTTGCTATGGAAGACACGATCGTGAAGGACGGCGATACCATAGCCTTCTTTCCCCCGGTCAGCGGAGGATGA
- a CDS encoding molybdenum cofactor biosynthesis protein MoaE, which yields MYRMVKGKINPEEITALVRGKESGACITFIGTVRDKSRGREVRYLEYDAYDSMAEREMESIGNEIRKRWKVSNVAIVHRRGKCEIGEVAIVIAISAEHREDAFKGCWFAIERIKREVPIWKKEYYADGEAWIGSKA from the coding sequence ATGTACCGGATGGTCAAAGGGAAGATCAATCCCGAAGAGATCACCGCTCTTGTCCGTGGGAAGGAGAGTGGAGCATGCATCACATTTATCGGAACGGTCAGGGATAAGAGCCGGGGAAGAGAGGTCAGATATCTTGAGTATGATGCCTATGATTCCATGGCTGAAAGAGAAATGGAAAGCATCGGGAATGAGATCAGGAAGCGATGGAAGGTCTCGAACGTGGCTATCGTTCACAGGAGGGGAAAATGCGAGATCGGGGAGGTCGCCATCGTGATTGCCATATCCGCCGAGCACAGGGAAGATGCCTTCAAGGGGTGCTGGTTCGCCATTGAGCGGATCAAAAGAGAAGTTCCTATATGGAAGAAAGAATACTATGCTGACGGAGAAGCATGGATAGGAAGCAAAGCGTGA
- a CDS encoding radical SAM protein encodes MGKRGNSVRRNGLIPLQSRYVYGPIDSRRLGNSLGINPFPLGKKICSFNCIYCQYGFTTAGIFSDGKAKNGFPDIETLKFSLSTKLKNLKESGIKLDFITFAGNGEPTLYPEFPRLVDAVKELRDEYYPGAKTAILSNSTLAIFPKIREGLNRLDERIMKLDVGTEELLRRVNDPVDRMTLQEIITGLKELKDCILQSLFIKGSASNSDDDSVMEWIEAVRLVRPKFVQVYSIDRVPADRGIEIVEREELEEIARRLTAETGTPSGVY; translated from the coding sequence ATGGGTAAGAGAGGGAATTCAGTAAGACGTAATGGTCTCATACCACTGCAGAGCAGATACGTTTATGGTCCAATCGATTCGAGGCGTCTGGGGAATTCTCTGGGGATCAATCCCTTTCCGCTCGGGAAGAAGATCTGTTCCTTTAATTGCATCTATTGCCAGTATGGCTTCACTACTGCCGGGATATTTTCGGATGGGAAGGCAAAGAATGGCTTCCCGGACATTGAGACCCTGAAGTTTTCTCTCAGCACGAAACTTAAGAACCTGAAGGAATCCGGAATAAAACTGGATTTCATCACCTTTGCCGGGAATGGTGAGCCCACCCTCTATCCGGAATTCCCCAGGCTTGTGGATGCGGTTAAAGAACTGCGAGACGAGTATTATCCCGGGGCGAAGACGGCTATTCTTTCGAACTCCACGCTGGCCATATTCCCGAAAATCAGGGAAGGGCTCAACAGGCTCGATGAAAGGATTATGAAGCTGGATGTGGGAACCGAGGAATTGCTCAGGCGAGTGAATGATCCTGTGGACAGGATGACGTTGCAGGAGATCATAACAGGTTTGAAAGAATTGAAGGATTGCATTCTGCAGTCTCTATTCATCAAGGGGTCCGCATCGAACTCTGATGACGATTCAGTTATGGAATGGATAGAAGCAGTGAGGCTCGTCAGGCCGAAGTTCGTTCAAGTTTACAGTATCGACCGGGTTCCTGCAGACAGAGGGATCGAGATCGTGGAGAGAGAAGAGCTCGAGGAGATTGCAAGGCGACTAACGGCGGAAACAGGCACCCCCTCGGGAGTTTATTGA
- a CDS encoding bifunctional oligoribonuclease/PAP phosphatase NrnA codes for MKEEIIKKFQDLVSRNSRFLLTVHLNADGDAIGSEIALCKFLKSKGKIVHLLNQEPLPEAYQFLCGDCSIEVFDPELHGSLFESADVIFLIDNSTPGRFAAMKDYLLGSRALKICIDHHPESNPVWDFNIIIDDACATGEIIYDLLIGMGQPIPLDIAQSLYAAIITDTGHFRFSITNARTHEIVSHLVRIGVNPQKVYQEVYERIPLEYIRLMGCAFENVTREDEGKIAHIDITREMIDRCSAHHIDTSDILNPILTIDRVKVAVLFKELADGRSKVSLRSKGDVDVNLLASEFGGGGHKNASGIVMNEGLEEAKRKILARLRKAFSS; via the coding sequence ATGAAAGAGGAGATCATCAAGAAGTTCCAGGATCTCGTTTCAAGGAATAGTAGATTCCTGCTAACGGTGCATCTCAATGCGGATGGAGATGCGATTGGGTCGGAAATCGCGCTGTGCAAGTTTCTGAAATCAAAGGGTAAAATCGTACACTTGCTGAATCAGGAACCGCTTCCGGAGGCTTATCAATTCCTCTGCGGAGATTGCTCGATCGAGGTATTTGATCCTGAACTTCATGGTTCTCTTTTCGAAAGCGCCGATGTTATCTTCCTGATAGACAACTCGACGCCTGGGCGCTTTGCCGCCATGAAAGACTATCTCCTCGGAAGCAGAGCATTAAAGATCTGCATCGATCATCATCCGGAAAGTAATCCTGTCTGGGACTTCAACATCATAATCGATGATGCCTGCGCCACAGGTGAGATCATCTACGATCTCCTCATCGGGATGGGGCAACCAATACCTCTTGACATCGCTCAATCTCTCTACGCAGCCATCATCACCGATACGGGGCATTTTCGGTTCTCCATCACGAATGCCAGGACGCACGAGATTGTTTCTCATCTCGTCCGGATCGGGGTGAACCCCCAGAAAGTCTATCAGGAGGTCTATGAGAGGATACCTCTAGAATACATCAGGCTTATGGGATGCGCCTTCGAGAACGTAACGCGGGAGGATGAAGGGAAAATCGCCCACATCGATATCACGAGGGAGATGATCGACCGGTGCAGCGCCCATCACATCGACACGTCTGACATCCTGAATCCGATCCTCACCATCGATAGGGTGAAGGTTGCCGTCCTCTTCAAGGAACTTGCCGACGGTCGGTCGAAAGTTTCCCTGCGGTCCAAGGGGGATGTTGACGTCAACCTTCTTGCCTCGGAGTTCGGTGGCGGAGGACACAAAAACGCTTCAGGGATCGTCATGAATGAAGGGCTTGAAGAAGCTAAGAGGAAGATCCTGGCCCGGTTGAGGAAAGCCTTCTCCTCATAG
- the ispH gene encoding 4-hydroxy-3-methylbut-2-enyl diphosphate reductase — translation MKIEVAKYSGYCYGVERAFKMVRMTAAARRGKIHTLGPIIHNRQAVEALNKNQGVETVETLDDIMSGTVIIRTHGVPPQVLEDARARGLEVVDATCPFVKKAQDYAKQLVDEGYHLIIIGERNHPEVIGIKAHSGGGADIVEDEDEARKLSVDTEKLGIVIQTTQESEKVGRIIGILSMKTANVRIYNTICDATFHRQFSARELAQRMDSMIVVGGKHSGNTRRLYDICREVGAVTYYIETADEIKEAWLDGIENVGVTAGASTPDFILQEVIDRLNEIGRGRGAKRNDG, via the coding sequence GTGAAGATAGAAGTAGCAAAATATTCAGGGTACTGCTACGGGGTCGAAAGAGCTTTCAAGATGGTGAGGATGACGGCTGCTGCCAGAAGAGGGAAGATTCACACCCTTGGCCCAATCATTCATAACCGACAGGCCGTTGAGGCCTTGAATAAGAATCAGGGTGTCGAGACCGTGGAAACGCTTGATGATATCATGTCTGGCACAGTTATCATACGGACCCATGGAGTCCCTCCACAGGTGCTTGAAGATGCCAGGGCCAGAGGGCTGGAAGTTGTTGACGCCACATGTCCCTTCGTCAAGAAAGCGCAGGACTACGCTAAGCAACTGGTCGATGAGGGTTATCACCTGATCATCATCGGTGAGAGAAACCATCCGGAGGTCATTGGCATCAAGGCTCATTCTGGAGGTGGGGCAGATATCGTCGAGGATGAGGATGAGGCGAGAAAGCTGAGCGTGGATACGGAGAAGCTCGGGATTGTCATTCAGACTACCCAGGAATCGGAGAAAGTGGGAAGGATCATCGGGATCCTTTCCATGAAGACGGCGAATGTCAGAATCTACAACACGATCTGTGATGCGACCTTCCACAGGCAGTTCTCCGCAAGGGAGCTTGCCCAGAGAATGGACTCGATGATCGTAGTTGGTGGTAAACACAGCGGCAATACAAGAAGATTGTATGATATCTGCCGTGAGGTGGGAGCGGTTACGTACTATATCGAGACAGCAGACGAGATCAAGGAGGCCTGGTTGGACGGAATCGAGAACGTTGGTGTGACTGCTGGAGCTTCTACCCCGGACTTCATCCTCCAGGAGGTCATCGATAGACTGAATGAGATCGGCAGGGGGAGAGGGGCGAAAAGAAACGATGGGTAA
- a CDS encoding aldehyde dehydrogenase family protein: protein MKKEYPFLVAGEWRESDRKLQVKNPFNGEALACTYIPGEEDISLAIEGAALSFKETRDLPSYFRSRICQKVASMILERKEEIARVLSLEAGKPISQARVEIERGIATFSAASEEARRIAGEVIPLDWEKASEKRFAMTKRFPIGPVLAITPFNFPFNLVAHKVAPAVACGCPVVIKPASKTPLCSLIIAELVLEAGYPSRAISVLPVSGKDADILVTHDSFRLVTFTGSPDVGWGIKERSGKKKVVLELGGNAGVIVHNDAQTDYAISRCVQGGFFYAGQSCISVQRIYIHEEIYERFVTGLVDQVSRLQVGDPLDEKTHVGPMISEEEAIRIESWVREAVSGGARILTGGKRRGAIYYPTVLSDTKPDMKVCCREVFAPLVIVDRYRRIDDAIARVNDSIYGLQAGIFTRDIGSIIKAFEEIEVGGVVTNDVPTYRADHMPYGGVKNSGIGKEGPRFAIEDMTEMRILVLNMNI from the coding sequence ATGAAAAAAGAGTATCCCTTTCTTGTAGCAGGTGAGTGGCGGGAGTCTGACAGGAAACTTCAGGTGAAAAATCCTTTCAATGGAGAGGCCTTAGCCTGCACTTACATCCCGGGAGAGGAAGATATCAGCCTTGCCATCGAAGGGGCTGCGCTCTCCTTCAAGGAGACGAGGGACCTTCCATCCTACTTTCGCTCACGGATATGCCAGAAAGTGGCCTCCATGATATTGGAGAGAAAAGAAGAGATTGCAAGAGTCCTCTCCCTCGAAGCCGGCAAGCCGATCAGCCAGGCAAGGGTTGAGATTGAACGGGGGATCGCTACCTTCAGCGCGGCTTCCGAGGAGGCCAGGAGGATCGCAGGAGAAGTCATCCCTCTTGACTGGGAGAAGGCTTCGGAAAAGAGGTTTGCCATGACGAAAAGGTTCCCCATAGGCCCCGTTCTTGCCATAACTCCCTTCAATTTCCCCTTCAATCTCGTGGCGCACAAGGTTGCTCCTGCCGTGGCCTGCGGTTGTCCTGTCGTCATCAAACCTGCTTCGAAAACTCCTCTCTGTTCCCTGATCATTGCAGAATTGGTCCTTGAGGCGGGTTATCCTTCCAGGGCGATCAGCGTTCTTCCAGTTTCAGGAAAGGATGCGGATATTCTTGTGACCCATGACAGCTTCAGACTCGTGACATTCACCGGTTCTCCTGACGTTGGATGGGGTATTAAGGAGAGATCAGGGAAGAAAAAGGTTGTCCTGGAACTCGGCGGAAATGCCGGCGTGATTGTCCACAATGATGCCCAGACAGATTACGCCATTTCGAGATGCGTCCAGGGAGGATTCTTCTATGCAGGACAGTCCTGCATATCGGTTCAGAGGATCTACATTCATGAAGAAATCTATGAGCGATTCGTAACCGGATTGGTCGATCAGGTCTCCAGACTTCAGGTCGGCGATCCCCTCGATGAGAAGACTCATGTCGGTCCTATGATATCGGAGGAGGAAGCCATCAGGATCGAGAGCTGGGTCAGGGAAGCTGTTTCCGGTGGAGCCAGGATCCTGACAGGGGGAAAAAGGCGGGGAGCAATCTATTATCCTACGGTCCTCTCCGACACAAAGCCCGACATGAAGGTATGCTGCAGGGAGGTCTTTGCTCCACTTGTTATTGTCGACAGGTACAGGAGAATAGATGATGCCATCGCCCGGGTGAATGATTCAATCTATGGTCTTCAGGCTGGTATCTTCACAAGAGATATCGGATCCATTATCAAGGCTTTCGAAGAGATCGAGGTCGGAGGAGTTGTTACAAACGATGTTCCCACTTATAGAGCCGACCACATGCCTTATGGAGGCGTTAAGAATTCGGGGATCGGAAAGGAAGGGCCGAGGTTCGCCATCGAGGATATGACAGAGATGAGGATTCTCGTCCTCAACATGAACATCTAA
- the rny gene encoding ribonuclease Y, translated as MKNIWLILPWVVAVVGAAASFFISWILNNRLGKKSLGESRKKADEILREAKREAEKQKRSAILTAKEEWFHTKNRMEQELKNKMGSLQKFERDLKNWSSNLKEMEASLKKRDELFKEKENRLRASMDELKQKDEQMNRLLKEINVRLERLSGLTRDEAKRQLLTNLKAETRFEAVQMIKEIKDEAQRAADAEAMKIIALAVERLATDCVTEKTVTSFTLPANSNVRGRIIGHEGKNIKAFEKATGVQLILDETPGVAILSAFNPIKREIARSTLEKLLKDGNIHPRKIEEIAEKMKRKVEEQIRVAGEETVKELNVKGINPELINYLGRLKFRSSYGQNVLEHSKEVSLLTGMMASELGLDVRMAKRAGLLHDVGKAIDYEREGTHPEIGEELAQKFGEPEVVVNAIASHHEDVEVISPISVLVSAADTLSGARPGARRKSVAEYIKRIEKIESLANSLEGVEQSYAIQAGREIRVIAKSDKVDDAHVALLASDIAQKIQQEMDYPGKVKVTVIREMRAVDYAK; from the coding sequence ATGAAAAATATATGGTTGATCTTACCATGGGTGGTTGCGGTCGTGGGGGCTGCAGCATCCTTTTTCATTTCCTGGATATTGAATAACAGGTTGGGAAAGAAAAGTCTGGGAGAGAGCAGGAAGAAGGCGGATGAGATCCTGAGAGAGGCCAAGAGAGAAGCAGAGAAGCAGAAGAGGTCTGCCATCCTGACGGCAAAGGAGGAGTGGTTTCACACGAAGAACAGAATGGAGCAGGAGCTGAAGAACAAGATGGGCTCCCTCCAGAAATTCGAGCGAGACCTCAAGAACTGGAGCAGTAATCTCAAGGAGATGGAGGCGTCGCTCAAGAAGAGGGATGAATTATTCAAGGAAAAGGAGAATCGACTCCGGGCTTCCATGGACGAGCTGAAACAGAAGGACGAGCAGATGAACAGGCTGCTGAAGGAGATCAACGTTAGATTGGAGCGGCTCTCTGGATTAACTCGTGACGAGGCAAAGAGGCAGCTCCTGACGAATCTGAAGGCGGAGACTCGATTCGAAGCGGTACAGATGATCAAGGAGATCAAGGACGAGGCGCAGAGGGCCGCCGATGCAGAGGCGATGAAGATAATCGCCCTGGCGGTTGAAAGACTGGCCACCGACTGCGTCACTGAAAAAACGGTTACGTCGTTCACCCTTCCTGCGAATAGCAACGTAAGGGGCAGGATCATCGGCCACGAGGGAAAGAATATCAAAGCCTTTGAAAAGGCGACAGGCGTCCAGCTCATCCTCGATGAGACTCCGGGAGTGGCGATTCTTTCCGCCTTCAATCCCATCAAGAGGGAAATCGCGAGGAGCACTCTTGAGAAGCTCCTCAAAGATGGAAACATCCATCCCAGAAAGATCGAAGAGATCGCAGAGAAGATGAAGAGAAAGGTCGAAGAACAGATCAGAGTGGCCGGGGAGGAGACAGTCAAGGAACTCAACGTAAAGGGTATCAATCCCGAGCTCATCAATTATCTGGGACGGTTGAAGTTCAGGAGCAGCTATGGTCAGAACGTCCTGGAGCACTCAAAGGAAGTGTCATTGCTGACCGGAATGATGGCATCAGAGCTGGGACTCGACGTCAGAATGGCAAAGCGCGCTGGTCTCCTCCATGATGTCGGAAAGGCCATCGACTACGAGCGGGAGGGAACGCATCCTGAGATCGGAGAAGAGCTGGCCCAGAAGTTTGGAGAACCAGAGGTTGTCGTCAATGCCATTGCTTCCCATCATGAAGACGTGGAAGTCATCTCTCCAATCTCCGTCCTTGTCTCTGCAGCCGATACACTCTCCGGAGCGAGGCCTGGAGCCAGAAGAAAGAGTGTTGCCGAATACATCAAGAGGATCGAAAAGATCGAGTCCCTTGCTAACTCCCTCGAGGGAGTGGAACAATCCTATGCCATCCAGGCTGGACGTGAAATCCGGGTAATTGCTAAGAGTGACAAGGTGGATGACGCTCATGTGGCTCTCCTGGCTTCCGATATCGCACAGAAGATCCAGCAAGAGATGGACTACCCAGGGAAGGTCAAGGTGACCGTCATCCGGGAGATGAGAGCCGTAGATTATGCAAAATAG
- a CDS encoding anaerobic glycerol-3-phosphate dehydrogenase subunit C, with protein sequence MFKKMIEGEKIEQDLKKMIRGEVYCDNHHRILYSTAACIYQIMPLGVVLPRDEEDLARVVAYARENRIPVTARGAGSGVAGQTVNNGLIIDFSKYMNRVLAIDPEKNTVRVQPGLVYDQLNKILKSHGRFFPPDPSSGSFCTIGGMIGNNAGGSHSIAYGPVKDNIVSIRGIVGTGDFIGTEKLSWKAIDEQSFSGNAHLGLARRFAGILKGKERIIEAWKPQANRNSSGYNIFDSVDDGGIDLAKLFVGSEGTLCLVTEAILKIMPIPVKRGTALALFDNLEKAGEAVVEILNFSPSCLEIMDQTFVRLIREEVPEMRETLPGDCKAIIILDVDGNDAREVESRIDAIGASLLKKRLAIEYRKALENKEQERLWSYRKSASPILSSKEGVKRNTRFVEDSSLLPERLPVFINGMRRIISAHGFEVAIFGHAGDSNIHVNPLLNQKDPGDIDKLERIADEASELVLSLRGSLTGEHGDGRLRTPYLPKMFGPLYGTFEEIKKLFDPEGLFNPGIKVGNPGYRITDNLRYGKSYSRIKAGSIFDEDEWAIEVEKCHGCGTCRQYCPVFAATGDERATARAKANLIRACISNRVDSISLLDSELKEMIDLCFNCRICHSECPTKIRIPEIAFLAKEFYSQRKGYKRSTFLLNRSCLLSRLGSTFPEISNRVIESRLLMKMSEALTGISASLELPRFSRRTIEREKGVFCPSGGSRKAAYYYGCYANFNDPDGEGWGTIEVLIRNGFDVLLPPQACCGIAKISNGEIESVIPDAQYNIEVLSELIDAGYIIVYSAPSCGMVIVEDYPRMLRTEKAINVAENCFEIHELLIMLESRGKLNKNFGKVSGRIVYHNPCHLKSRGMGGETIRMLKMIPALEIEEIEDSCCGMAGTFGMKSEYRKLSVEIGKPLFESINGSHAGTVATGCGTCNIQIKNCTSKQVIHPVSILAQSYKSFDAD encoded by the coding sequence ATGTTTAAGAAGATGATAGAGGGTGAGAAGATAGAGCAAGATTTAAAGAAGATGATCCGCGGAGAAGTTTACTGTGATAATCATCACAGGATCCTCTATTCCACTGCCGCCTGCATCTACCAGATCATGCCGCTTGGGGTCGTCCTCCCGAGAGATGAAGAAGATCTGGCAAGAGTCGTTGCTTACGCAAGAGAAAACAGGATCCCGGTGACGGCCAGAGGCGCCGGGTCAGGCGTTGCGGGACAGACGGTCAACAATGGGCTCATCATCGATTTTTCTAAATACATGAATCGAGTCCTGGCTATTGATCCAGAGAAGAATACTGTGAGAGTCCAGCCAGGACTTGTCTATGACCAGCTCAACAAAATTTTAAAGAGCCATGGGCGATTCTTTCCCCCGGATCCATCCAGCGGATCCTTCTGCACCATCGGCGGGATGATCGGAAACAACGCGGGAGGGTCCCACTCCATAGCCTATGGTCCTGTCAAGGATAACATCGTTTCGATAAGAGGGATTGTGGGAACAGGAGATTTCATCGGAACGGAGAAATTGAGCTGGAAGGCCATTGATGAGCAGAGCTTCTCCGGCAATGCTCATCTCGGTCTTGCAAGACGGTTCGCCGGTATCTTGAAGGGAAAGGAGCGGATCATAGAGGCATGGAAACCGCAGGCCAACCGGAACTCCAGCGGATATAACATCTTTGATTCCGTTGACGATGGCGGCATCGATCTCGCAAAACTCTTCGTCGGATCGGAGGGGACCCTCTGCCTAGTCACAGAGGCGATCCTCAAGATCATGCCGATTCCGGTGAAGAGGGGAACGGCTCTTGCCCTTTTCGACAATCTTGAAAAAGCAGGAGAAGCTGTCGTCGAGATTCTGAATTTCTCTCCGAGCTGCCTGGAGATCATGGATCAAACGTTCGTGCGATTGATCCGCGAGGAAGTACCCGAAATGCGCGAGACTCTTCCCGGTGATTGCAAAGCCATCATTATCCTGGATGTCGACGGCAATGACGCGCGAGAAGTCGAATCAAGAATCGATGCCATCGGCGCATCGCTCCTGAAGAAACGGCTCGCCATCGAGTACAGGAAGGCTCTCGAGAATAAAGAACAGGAGAGGCTGTGGAGCTACAGGAAGTCAGCCTCTCCCATACTGAGCAGCAAGGAGGGTGTTAAGAGGAACACAAGATTCGTGGAAGATTCATCTCTCCTTCCTGAAAGACTTCCGGTTTTCATCAACGGGATGAGGAGAATCATCTCGGCGCATGGATTCGAGGTGGCAATCTTCGGACATGCGGGAGATTCAAATATCCACGTCAATCCTCTCCTCAATCAGAAGGATCCAGGAGACATCGACAAGCTCGAAAGGATCGCCGATGAAGCATCCGAGCTTGTCCTATCCCTGAGGGGAAGCCTGACCGGAGAGCATGGCGATGGGAGGCTCCGCACCCCCTACCTTCCGAAGATGTTCGGGCCGTTATACGGAACCTTTGAGGAGATCAAGAAGCTCTTCGATCCTGAAGGCCTCTTCAACCCTGGCATAAAGGTAGGGAATCCAGGATACCGCATCACGGATAACCTCCGGTACGGAAAGAGCTACTCGCGGATCAAGGCGGGATCGATCTTCGATGAGGACGAGTGGGCCATCGAGGTCGAGAAGTGCCACGGTTGCGGGACCTGCCGGCAGTACTGCCCCGTCTTTGCAGCTACTGGTGATGAAAGAGCGACTGCAAGAGCTAAAGCAAACCTCATTCGTGCGTGTATTTCCAACAGAGTAGATTCCATCTCGCTTCTCGATAGCGAGTTGAAGGAAATGATCGACCTATGCTTCAATTGCCGGATCTGCCATTCTGAATGTCCGACGAAGATCAGGATCCCGGAGATCGCATTCCTGGCCAAGGAGTTTTACTCGCAGAGGAAAGGATACAAACGTTCCACATTCTTGTTGAACAGGTCCTGTCTGCTCTCGCGATTGGGTAGCACATTTCCTGAAATTTCGAATCGGGTCATCGAGTCCCGGTTGCTGATGAAGATGAGTGAGGCTTTGACCGGAATCTCAGCATCCCTGGAACTTCCCAGATTTTCCAGGCGGACTATAGAAAGGGAGAAGGGTGTTTTCTGCCCATCGGGGGGAAGCAGGAAGGCAGCCTACTACTACGGATGCTATGCTAACTTCAACGACCCAGATGGAGAAGGATGGGGAACGATCGAAGTCTTGATAAGGAATGGTTTTGATGTTCTGCTTCCGCCGCAGGCTTGCTGTGGCATTGCGAAGATATCCAATGGAGAGATCGAATCGGTCATTCCCGATGCGCAGTATAATATCGAGGTCCTGTCGGAGCTCATTGATGCCGGATACATCATCGTCTATAGCGCCCCTTCCTGTGGGATGGTCATCGTCGAAGATTATCCGAGGATGCTTCGCACCGAAAAGGCAATAAACGTTGCTGAAAACTGCTTTGAAATCCATGAGCTTCTAATCATGCTTGAGAGCAGGGGAAAGCTCAACAAAAATTTCGGGAAGGTTAGCGGCAGGATCGTCTATCACAACCCCTGTCATCTGAAGTCACGGGGTATGGGAGGGGAAACTATCAGAATGCTCAAAATGATCCCCGCTCTGGAGATTGAAGAGATAGAGGATTCCTGCTGCGGTATGGCGGGGACATTCGGAATGAAATCGGAATACAGGAAGCTTTCCGTCGAGATCGGGAAGCCGCTCTTCGAAAGCATTAATGGTTCCCATGCCGGGACAGTGGCAACAGGATGCGGCACCTGCAACATCCAGATCAAAAACTGCACTTCGAAGCAAGTCATCCATCCTGTCTCTATTCTCGCCCAATCTTATAAATCTTTCGATGCGGATTGA
- a CDS encoding cytochrome b5 domain-containing protein, which translates to MLKLTEKELEKFDGTGGSRCYIAYRGNIYDVTESPLFADAMHFEHYAGSDLTEAMADAPHGDDVFSEFPIVGTLIR; encoded by the coding sequence ATGCTGAAGCTAACGGAAAAGGAACTGGAGAAATTTGATGGAACGGGAGGCAGCAGATGCTACATAGCTTACAGGGGTAATATTTACGATGTCACGGAATCTCCCCTGTTCGCCGATGCGATGCACTTCGAGCATTATGCTGGCTCCGATCTCACCGAGGCCATGGCGGATGCTCCTCACGGCGATGATGTCTTTTCAGAGTTTCCCATCGTCGGAACCCTCATCAGGTAA